One region of Dehalococcoidia bacterium genomic DNA includes:
- a CDS encoding HAD family hydrolase, which produces MALRAVLFDLDGTLWGDAPGWKGDEADFARLTELEARRLAPVFSEAGVRLDPLAVSSEFWSFARRREGEEAASLGAPNGPGLLAEFLAAKGTRLEAPWLLAAWEALDVPAREYGRALFPDTAATLERLGQRGLAMAVVSNRLNGAGALSADFEELGIRQHFQAIVCSSQVGRRKPHAAVFERALKDLGVSATEAVMVGDSFENDVRGARALGMTAVLKLNGREPTAEESHEADHLIQDLSELLELPFLR; this is translated from the coding sequence TTGGCCCTGCGCGCCGTCCTCTTCGACCTCGACGGCACGCTGTGGGGCGATGCCCCGGGGTGGAAGGGGGACGAGGCCGACTTCGCGCGCCTGACGGAACTGGAGGCGCGACGGCTGGCGCCGGTTTTCAGCGAGGCCGGGGTGCGGTTGGACCCCCTAGCGGTCAGCAGCGAGTTCTGGTCCTTCGCCCGCCGTCGGGAGGGGGAAGAGGCGGCCTCCCTGGGCGCGCCCAACGGGCCGGGCCTCCTCGCCGAGTTCCTGGCCGCGAAGGGCACGAGGCTGGAGGCGCCGTGGCTGCTCGCGGCCTGGGAGGCGCTGGACGTACCGGCCCGCGAGTACGGGCGGGCGCTGTTCCCGGACACCGCAGCGACGCTGGAGCGGCTAGGCCAGCGCGGGTTGGCGATGGCGGTCGTTTCGAACCGGCTCAACGGGGCAGGGGCGCTGAGCGCGGACTTCGAGGAACTGGGAATCCGCCAGCACTTCCAGGCCATCGTTTGCAGTTCGCAGGTCGGCCGGCGCAAGCCTCACGCAGCCGTCTTCGAGCGCGCCCTCAAGGACCTCGGCGTTTCGGCCACGGAAGCAGTCATGGTCGGCGACTCCTTCGAGAACGACGTCAGGGGCGCGCGAGCCCTGGGCATGACGGCGGTGCTGAAGCTCAACGGGCGAGAGCCGACGGCCGAGGAGAGCCACGAGGCGGATCACCTGATCCAGGACCTTTCGGAACTCCTGGAGCTTCCATTCCTGCGTTGA
- the tsf gene encoding translation elongation factor Ts yields MPDVSMEKIKQLRERTSAGVMDCKRALEQSGGDMEKAEKLLAEWGMASASKKAHRVTAQGLVESYIHAGGRIGVIVEVNCETDFVARTDEFRKLAHDIAMQIAAQNPIVVHEEDLPEGFEGLPTEAVLMLQPFIRDPSRTIRDLVNEAIGKTGENIQVRRFARFEIGE; encoded by the coding sequence ATGCCTGACGTATCGATGGAGAAGATCAAGCAGCTCCGCGAGCGCACCAGCGCCGGGGTGATGGACTGCAAGCGCGCGCTGGAGCAGTCCGGCGGCGACATGGAAAAGGCGGAGAAGCTGCTCGCCGAGTGGGGTATGGCTTCCGCCAGCAAGAAGGCGCACCGCGTTACCGCCCAGGGGCTGGTCGAGAGCTACATCCACGCCGGCGGCCGTATCGGCGTCATCGTCGAAGTTAACTGCGAGACCGACTTCGTCGCCCGGACGGACGAGTTCCGGAAACTGGCCCACGATATCGCCATGCAGATCGCGGCGCAGAACCCCATCGTTGTCCACGAAGAGGACCTGCCCGAGGGCTTCGAAGGCCTGCCGACCGAGGCCGTGCTGATGCTCCAGCCCTTCATCCGCGACCCGTCCAGGACGATCCGCGACCTGGTGAACGAGGCGATCGGTAAGACAGGAGAGAACATCCAGGTGCGCCGCTTCGCTCGCTTCGAGATTGGAGAGTAG
- the tilS gene encoding tRNA lysidine(34) synthetase TilS — MTGTFGAARGPIGGAEKLRRDIQRRIARYCDQQALWPPDGRLLVAVSGGPDSSAMLLALAALASRRKLELIAAYFDHRLRGARASRTELRAVGELARRCGVELVSGGGDVARLQREQRLTLEEAARRARYDFLASVAEGRGVATVAVGHTLDDQAETVLMHILRGSGLTGLGGMHPRSRWPSGGHDGLTLVRPLLGLRRQETEAYCRASGWQPVEDASNRSRAFLRNQVRNDLMPELRRYNPRIEESLARLADAAREDEAALMELAAEAVAPSGEGIALDRRRLRSMPAGVRRHAVRLALLRLLGDLQGFNERHIVAVERAATGPAGGRRLDLPRGVTAAARAGVLILRRGGTLARPPLPPEGVRLSVPGEARLGGLVVAAGDRPLAGAIASVRADAAALGPELCVRRWRAGDRMQPAGMSGTKKVQDIFVDARVPRDERAAIPVFEGAGGIAWLGGLRLAEWAKPREGSPAVVLSYGAAEN; from the coding sequence GTGACTGGCACATTTGGGGCAGCAAGGGGGCCAATCGGCGGAGCCGAGAAACTGCGCCGCGACATCCAGCGACGCATCGCGCGGTACTGCGACCAGCAGGCCCTGTGGCCACCGGACGGCCGGCTGCTGGTGGCCGTGTCCGGCGGGCCCGATTCCAGCGCGATGCTGCTCGCGCTTGCCGCGCTCGCCAGCCGCAGGAAGCTAGAGCTCATCGCCGCCTACTTCGACCACCGTCTCCGGGGCGCCAGGGCCTCCCGGACTGAGCTGAGGGCGGTCGGGGAGCTCGCGCGTCGCTGCGGGGTCGAGCTTGTCAGCGGCGGCGGAGACGTGGCGCGACTGCAGCGGGAGCAGCGCCTGACGCTGGAGGAAGCAGCACGCCGGGCACGGTACGATTTCCTGGCGTCCGTCGCCGAGGGACGAGGCGTGGCGACCGTGGCCGTGGGGCACACGCTGGACGACCAGGCTGAGACGGTGCTCATGCACATCCTGCGCGGCTCCGGACTTACGGGCCTCGGCGGCATGCATCCGCGGTCGCGCTGGCCATCGGGCGGGCATGATGGCCTCACGCTCGTGCGCCCGCTGTTAGGACTGCGCCGGCAGGAAACGGAGGCCTACTGTCGCGCATCCGGCTGGCAGCCGGTCGAAGACGCCAGCAACCGCTCCCGCGCCTTTCTGCGCAACCAGGTCCGCAACGACCTCATGCCGGAGCTGCGGCGCTACAACCCCCGCATCGAAGAGTCCCTGGCCCGCCTGGCTGACGCCGCGCGAGAGGACGAGGCCGCCCTCATGGAGCTTGCGGCGGAAGCCGTCGCGCCGTCCGGCGAGGGCATCGCGCTGGACCGTAGGCGCCTGCGTTCGATGCCCGCCGGAGTCCGGCGCCACGCGGTCCGCCTGGCGCTCTTGCGTCTTCTCGGTGACCTCCAGGGCTTCAACGAGCGCCACATCGTGGCTGTCGAGCGGGCTGCTACCGGCCCGGCCGGAGGCCGCCGGCTCGACCTGCCTCGCGGCGTCACGGCCGCGGCACGGGCCGGCGTCCTGATACTGCGAAGGGGCGGGACGCTGGCCAGGCCTCCCCTGCCGCCGGAGGGCGTTCGACTGTCTGTGCCGGGCGAAGCGAGGCTCGGTGGCCTCGTGGTAGCTGCCGGCGATCGGCCGCTCGCCGGGGCGATCGCCAGTGTGCGGGCCGACGCCGCGGCGCTGGGCCCGGAGCTCTGCGTGCGCCGCTGGCGCGCCGGGGACCGCATGCAGCCGGCCGGCATGAGCGGCACGAAGAAGGTGCAGGACATCTTCGTTGATGCGCGCGTCCCGAGGGATGAGCGCGCGGCCATCCCCGTCTTCGAGGGCGCGGGCGGCATCGCCTGGTTGGGCGGCCTGAGGCTCGCGGAGTGGGCGAAGCCGCGCGAAGGCAGCCCTGCCGTCGTGCTGTCCTACGGGGCCGCCGAGAACTGA
- a CDS encoding ATP-dependent Clp protease ATP-binding subunit, which yields MADRFDKFTERARRVLTLAQEEAQRFNHNFIGTEHLLLGLVREGDGVAAKVLNNLGVELSKVRSAVEFIIGRGEKQVNTEIGLTPRAKKVIELAVEEARRLNHSYIGTEHLLLGLVREGEGIAFGVLESLGVSLERVRTETTRILSQSMPQSTPAGGRASTRTPTVDQLGIDLTAMARAGKLDPVVGRDREIQRLIQILSRRQKNNPILIGEPGVGKTAIVEGLAHRIVAGDVPETLQGKRLLTLDIGSLVAGTKYRGEFEERLKKVIDEIKTSGNCVLFIDEMHMLVGAGAAEGAVDAANILKPSLARGELQCIGATTNDDYRKHIERDSALERRLQPILVEEPTVEETIEILKGIRERYEEHHKLKITDEALKAAAELAARYVSDRFLPDKAIDLVDEAASHVRIRKSATPPSLQEAVRGLESLRREKDQAIAAQQYEFAAELRDRELKLQDRIEKMEEGLDVERGSVLPEVTEEDIAEVVAMWTGIPVTRIASEESQRLLQMEDALRAKVVGQDEAITAITKAVRRSRAGLKDPRRPIGVFLFLGPTGVGKTYLPKVLAEFMFGSQDAMVRLDMSEFMEKHNVSRLVGAPPGYIGYDDGGQLTDTVRRKSYCLILLDEIEKAHPDVFNMLLQVFDDGSLTDAKGRKVDFRNTIIIMTSNVGSDLIRRESALGFSVKTEEAKTAEQQYKRMKEKVTDELKRVFRPEFLNRIDAQIVFHALAREHIRSIVDLQLREVSKNLLVKGISMEATDRARDWLGEKGYDPVFGARPLRRVIQNEIEDRLSEALLEGRFGPGDTVLIDVSDAGEVVLTKQEAPALASST from the coding sequence ATGGCAGACCGATTCGACAAGTTCACAGAGAGAGCGCGCCGCGTACTGACGCTGGCCCAGGAAGAGGCCCAGCGGTTCAATCACAACTTCATCGGGACTGAACACCTCCTCCTCGGGCTTGTTCGCGAGGGGGATGGCGTAGCAGCAAAGGTACTCAACAACCTTGGCGTCGAGCTGAGCAAGGTCCGCTCCGCCGTGGAGTTCATCATTGGCCGCGGCGAGAAGCAGGTCAACACGGAGATCGGGCTCACGCCTCGCGCCAAGAAGGTGATCGAGCTGGCCGTCGAAGAAGCGCGCCGGCTCAACCACAGCTACATCGGCACAGAGCACCTGCTGCTGGGCCTGGTCCGCGAGGGCGAGGGCATCGCCTTCGGGGTGCTGGAGTCGCTCGGCGTCAGCCTGGAGCGCGTGCGCACTGAGACGACTCGCATCCTTTCCCAGAGCATGCCGCAGAGCACGCCTGCTGGTGGCCGCGCCAGCACGCGCACGCCAACGGTCGACCAGCTGGGCATCGACCTGACAGCGATGGCGCGGGCCGGCAAGCTTGACCCCGTCGTGGGCCGAGACCGCGAGATCCAGCGCCTGATCCAGATCCTTTCGCGCCGGCAGAAGAACAACCCGATCCTCATCGGCGAGCCCGGTGTCGGCAAGACGGCGATCGTCGAAGGTCTGGCGCACCGCATCGTGGCCGGCGACGTGCCGGAGACCCTGCAGGGAAAGCGCTTGCTCACTCTCGACATCGGCTCGCTCGTCGCGGGCACGAAGTATCGCGGTGAGTTCGAAGAGCGCCTGAAGAAGGTGATCGACGAGATCAAGACCTCCGGCAATTGTGTCCTCTTCATCGACGAGATGCACATGCTCGTCGGGGCCGGCGCTGCTGAAGGTGCGGTCGACGCCGCCAACATACTGAAGCCGTCGCTCGCCCGGGGCGAGTTGCAGTGCATCGGGGCCACGACGAACGACGACTATCGCAAGCACATCGAGCGCGACTCGGCGCTCGAGCGGCGCCTGCAACCCATCCTCGTCGAAGAGCCCACGGTCGAGGAGACCATCGAGATCCTCAAGGGCATCCGCGAGCGGTACGAGGAGCACCACAAGCTGAAGATCACGGACGAGGCGTTGAAGGCCGCTGCCGAGCTGGCCGCGCGCTATGTCTCCGACCGCTTCCTCCCTGACAAGGCCATCGACCTCGTCGACGAGGCAGCGTCGCACGTCCGCATCCGCAAGAGCGCGACCCCGCCCTCCCTGCAGGAGGCGGTGCGCGGCCTGGAGAGCCTGCGACGCGAGAAGGACCAGGCGATCGCCGCGCAGCAGTACGAGTTCGCCGCGGAGCTGCGCGACCGTGAACTGAAGCTCCAGGACCGCATCGAGAAGATGGAAGAGGGCCTGGACGTCGAGCGCGGGTCCGTCCTTCCCGAGGTCACCGAGGAAGACATCGCCGAAGTTGTGGCGATGTGGACGGGCATCCCCGTCACGCGCATCGCCAGCGAGGAGTCGCAACGCCTGCTCCAGATGGAGGACGCGCTGCGCGCCAAGGTGGTCGGCCAGGACGAGGCGATCACGGCCATCACCAAGGCCGTCCGCCGCTCGCGCGCGGGCCTCAAGGACCCAAGGCGGCCTATCGGCGTCTTCCTGTTCCTCGGGCCTACGGGTGTGGGCAAGACCTACCTGCCGAAGGTGCTGGCCGAGTTCATGTTCGGCAGCCAGGACGCGATGGTGCGGCTCGACATGTCCGAGTTCATGGAGAAGCACAACGTGTCGCGGCTGGTCGGCGCCCCTCCGGGCTACATCGGCTACGACGACGGCGGCCAGCTGACGGACACCGTCCGGCGCAAGTCCTACTGCCTGATCCTGCTCGACGAGATCGAGAAGGCTCACCCGGACGTGTTCAACATGCTGCTGCAGGTCTTCGATGATGGCTCGCTGACCGACGCGAAGGGCCGCAAAGTGGACTTCCGCAATACGATCATCATCATGACCTCGAACGTCGGCTCTGACCTCATCCGCCGCGAGAGCGCCCTGGGCTTCTCGGTCAAGACTGAGGAGGCGAAGACGGCGGAGCAGCAGTACAAGCGCATGAAGGAGAAGGTGACGGACGAGCTGAAGCGCGTCTTCCGGCCCGAGTTCCTCAACCGGATCGACGCCCAGATCGTGTTCCACGCCCTGGCGCGGGAGCACATCCGCTCGATCGTCGACCTCCAGCTGCGCGAGGTGTCCAAGAACCTCCTGGTCAAGGGCATCAGCATGGAGGCGACGGACAGGGCGCGCGACTGGCTCGGCGAGAAGGGCTACGACCCGGTCTTCGGCGCCCGGCCGCTGCGCCGCGTGATCCAGAACGAGATCGAGGACCGCCTGTCCGAGGCGCTGCTCGAAGGGCGCTTCGGGCCCGGCGACACGGTCCTGATCGACGTATCGGACGCCGGGGAGGTCGTACTTACCAAGCAGGAGGCTCCGGCACTCGCCTCCAGCACCTAG
- a CDS encoding S1 RNA-binding domain-containing protein, which yields MMSMAALLEAEERSSIRSLRRGDVIEGTIIAINRDAVVVDIGSKSEGVIPANEMHSLGAEPLRRVEIGQKVVAYVLQPETQEGDILLSLDRARGEHGWRLLQQRLEDGESFEAEVSGYNKGGLLVNVEGVAAFVPLSQLVGFRPDRNDETGSSLAQAVGKSLRLKVIELNRRRNRVILSERGALQEWRSQQKDRLLSELQEGEVRRGRISSIRNFGVFVDLGGADGLVHLNELSWDRARPPEEMFKVGDEVDVYVMKVDADTKKIALSIRRAQPEQWKAIVDKYHVNDVVAGVITKLVTFGAYARIEGPVEGLIHISELADRRINHPKEAVNVGDIVPLRVVRIEPDRHRIGLSFKQARERGEMMGFEFGPDGEVTFVPEHIREQVRSELEAVAEETGDRSILQRFDAQQSRRAASSTNGTPRPAAEKAPARQLEDEEPQTQMAAAFAALKLDEKLASDTPPEDA from the coding sequence ATGATGTCGATGGCGGCCTTGCTCGAGGCGGAGGAGCGATCCTCAATTCGCTCGTTGCGGAGAGGAGACGTCATCGAAGGCACGATTATCGCAATCAACCGCGATGCGGTGGTCGTTGATATTGGGTCAAAGTCTGAGGGTGTAATCCCTGCAAATGAAATGCACTCTCTCGGCGCGGAGCCCCTTCGCCGCGTCGAGATTGGTCAGAAGGTCGTAGCGTACGTACTGCAGCCGGAGACCCAGGAAGGCGACATCCTTCTCTCACTGGACAGAGCGCGCGGCGAGCATGGCTGGCGCCTCCTGCAGCAGCGGTTGGAGGACGGCGAGAGCTTCGAGGCCGAGGTCTCCGGCTACAACAAGGGCGGCCTGCTTGTAAATGTCGAGGGCGTCGCCGCCTTCGTGCCGCTCTCCCAGCTCGTGGGCTTCCGCCCGGACCGCAACGACGAGACGGGCAGTTCGCTGGCCCAGGCCGTAGGCAAGTCCCTGCGCCTCAAGGTCATCGAGCTGAACCGGCGCCGCAACCGCGTGATCCTTTCCGAGCGCGGCGCCCTCCAGGAGTGGCGCAGCCAGCAGAAAGACCGCCTGCTGTCTGAACTGCAGGAGGGCGAGGTCCGCCGCGGCCGCATCAGCTCCATCCGCAACTTCGGAGTCTTCGTCGACCTTGGCGGCGCCGATGGCCTGGTGCACCTGAACGAGCTCTCGTGGGACCGGGCCCGCCCGCCGGAGGAAATGTTCAAGGTCGGCGACGAGGTCGACGTCTACGTGATGAAGGTGGACGCCGACACGAAAAAGATTGCCCTGAGCATCCGCCGGGCGCAGCCTGAGCAATGGAAGGCAATTGTCGATAAATACCATGTAAACGACGTCGTGGCGGGCGTGATTACCAAGCTCGTCACCTTCGGCGCTTACGCAAGAATTGAAGGACCAGTAGAAGGGTTAATCCACATATCGGAGCTGGCAGACCGCCGGATCAACCACCCGAAAGAGGCAGTGAACGTGGGCGACATCGTCCCGCTGCGGGTGGTGCGGATCGAGCCGGACCGGCACCGCATCGGCCTTTCTTTCAAGCAGGCGCGCGAGCGCGGCGAGATGATGGGCTTCGAGTTCGGGCCGGACGGCGAGGTCACCTTTGTCCCCGAGCACATCCGGGAGCAGGTCCGGAGCGAGCTCGAGGCCGTGGCGGAGGAGACGGGCGACCGCTCGATCTTGCAGCGCTTCGACGCCCAGCAGTCCAGGCGCGCTGCCTCCTCGACTAATGGCACGCCGCGGCCCGCAGCCGAGAAGGCGCCCGCCCGGCAATTGGAGGACGAAGAGCCTCAGACGCAGATGGCGGCCGCGTTTGCGGCCTTGAAGCTGGACGAGAAGCTTGCCTCTGATACCCCGCCGGAGGACGCCTAA
- a CDS encoding phosphatidate cytidylyltransferase: MTETAMPRSSGRAGLFRLPNLAQRVLTAAAGIPLIIGAVWAGGWWFAAVVAVAAAVAVLEVQASRRHLLNPVSLAAAALAALLVVAAKLGFEDLPWALALVALVPAAAIALTRDPREQVIDWLWAVAPVVYIGWLAAHFVLLREAPDGRDWVLVTLLAVWIGDTGAYFVGRPLGRRKLAPHVSPGKTWEGAAGGQIAGFAAVAGLMQAFGLDADTVHVVALGLLVPAAALIGDLAESAIKRGLGVKDSSGLVPGHGGVLDRLDSLLFAAPTVYWYLRWLVL, from the coding sequence ATGACTGAGACGGCGATGCCGCGGTCTTCCGGGCGGGCCGGCCTCTTCCGCCTCCCCAACCTCGCTCAGCGCGTCCTCACGGCTGCCGCCGGCATCCCCCTGATCATCGGCGCCGTCTGGGCCGGGGGCTGGTGGTTCGCCGCGGTCGTAGCGGTCGCCGCGGCCGTCGCGGTGCTGGAGGTCCAGGCCTCCAGGCGCCACCTGCTCAACCCTGTATCCTTGGCCGCTGCCGCGCTGGCAGCCCTGCTAGTGGTGGCGGCAAAGCTCGGCTTTGAGGACCTGCCCTGGGCGCTGGCGCTCGTTGCGCTCGTCCCTGCTGCCGCCATCGCCCTGACTCGCGACCCGCGGGAGCAGGTCATCGACTGGCTCTGGGCAGTAGCTCCTGTCGTCTATATCGGCTGGCTGGCGGCGCACTTCGTCCTCCTGCGTGAGGCCCCGGACGGCCGCGACTGGGTCCTGGTCACCCTGCTCGCGGTCTGGATCGGCGATACAGGCGCCTATTTCGTCGGGCGGCCACTGGGCCGCCGCAAGCTGGCGCCGCACGTCAGCCCGGGCAAGACCTGGGAGGGCGCGGCTGGCGGCCAGATCGCCGGGTTCGCCGCCGTAGCCGGTCTCATGCAAGCCTTCGGCCTCGACGCCGACACCGTGCACGTCGTCGCGTTGGGACTGCTGGTGCCGGCCGCCGCACTCATCGGCGACCTGGCCGAGTCCGCGATCAAGCGGGGCCTGGGCGTCAAAGACAGCAGCGGCCTGGTGCCAGGCCACGGCGGCGTCCTCGACCGCCTCGACAGCCTGCTGTTCGCCGCCCCGACCGTATACTGGTACTTGAGATGGTTGGTCCTCTGA
- the rpsB gene encoding 30S ribosomal protein S2, protein MKALLEAGAHFGHQTRRWDPRMKPFIFTQRNGIHIIDLQQTVRRLEEASEFISDLVANGGTVLFVGTKKQAQETIQAEATRCGMPYVNSRWLGGTLTNFTTIQGRIDHLVRLEDASERGEFARMSKKDILKIEEEIMRLNRHFGGIKEMTKLPAALYIVDPSMEYIAVSEANRVGIPIVAMTDTNCNPELIDYPIPSNDDAIRAIRLITARIADAVLEGMQRREFGAEGEEFEFAEGQRSYSASPDEPTPGEPSEAALEAETETA, encoded by the coding sequence ATGAAAGCCCTGCTGGAAGCGGGCGCACACTTCGGCCACCAGACCAGGCGCTGGGACCCGCGCATGAAGCCCTTCATCTTCACCCAGCGCAACGGCATCCACATCATTGACCTGCAGCAAACGGTGCGCCGTCTCGAAGAGGCGAGCGAGTTCATAAGCGACCTCGTGGCCAACGGCGGCACCGTGCTCTTCGTCGGCACAAAGAAGCAAGCCCAGGAGACCATCCAGGCCGAGGCCACCCGCTGCGGCATGCCATACGTGAACAGTCGCTGGCTCGGCGGCACCCTGACCAACTTCACCACCATTCAGGGCCGCATCGACCACCTCGTGCGCCTCGAAGACGCGAGCGAGCGCGGCGAGTTCGCGCGCATGTCCAAGAAGGACATCCTCAAGATCGAAGAAGAGATCATGCGCCTGAACCGCCACTTTGGCGGCATCAAGGAGATGACGAAGCTCCCGGCGGCGCTCTACATCGTCGACCCCAGCATGGAGTACATCGCCGTCTCCGAGGCGAACCGCGTCGGCATCCCCATCGTCGCGATGACCGACACGAACTGCAACCCGGAGCTCATCGACTACCCCATCCCCTCGAACGATGACGCCATTCGCGCCATCCGCCTCATCACCGCCCGCATCGCCGACGCCGTGCTCGAAGGCATGCAGCGGCGCGAGTTCGGCGCCGAAGGCGAGGAGTTCGAGTTCGCCGAGGGCCAGCGCAGCTACTCCGCCTCCCCCGATGAACCGACACCGGGCGAGCCCTCCGAGGCGGCCCTGGAAGCCGAAACGGAGACCGCCTGA
- the uppS gene encoding polyprenyl diphosphate synthase translates to MQPPRPLPRHVAIIMDGNGRWAAERGLSRQAGHRAGTENIRRLIEAFAERGIEYLTLYAFSTENWARPRREVSTLIRLLSRVLQRELGALHENGVRLLHIGSLAPLSADLQRKICDAIELTKDNKRMTVCLAFNYGGRAEIVEAARRIVREGIPASEITEDVIAAHLDTRGIPDPDLIIRTAGEMRLSNFLLWQAAYAEYYSTPTYWPDFDEAEIDRALAAYASRERRFGGLKPVKASKAARNGLHAKT, encoded by the coding sequence GTGCAGCCGCCACGGCCGCTCCCGCGCCACGTCGCCATCATCATGGACGGAAACGGGCGCTGGGCCGCGGAACGTGGCCTCTCCCGGCAGGCCGGGCATCGCGCTGGCACCGAGAACATCCGCCGCCTCATCGAGGCTTTCGCCGAGCGCGGTATCGAATACCTCACCCTCTATGCGTTCTCGACCGAGAACTGGGCCCGGCCCCGCCGCGAAGTCAGCACGCTTATCCGACTCCTCAGCCGTGTCCTGCAGCGTGAACTCGGGGCGCTGCATGAAAACGGCGTCCGGCTCTTGCACATCGGCTCGCTCGCTCCGCTCTCCGCGGACTTGCAGAGGAAGATATGCGACGCCATCGAGCTCACCAAAGACAACAAGCGCATGACCGTCTGCCTGGCCTTCAACTACGGCGGCCGCGCCGAGATCGTGGAGGCGGCGCGCCGCATCGTGCGGGAAGGCATCCCCGCCTCCGAGATCACCGAGGACGTCATCGCCGCTCACCTCGACACCAGGGGCATCCCTGACCCGGACCTGATCATCCGCACGGCGGGTGAGATGCGCCTATCGAATTTCCTCCTCTGGCAGGCCGCCTACGCGGAGTACTACTCGACGCCCACCTACTGGCCGGACTTCGACGAAGCCGAGATCGACCGGGCCCTGGCCGCCTACGCCTCGCGGGAGCGCCGCTTCGGCGGCCTGAAGCCCGTGAAGGCGTCGAAGGCCGCCCGCAACGGCCTCCACGCCAAGACCTGA
- a CDS encoding alpha/beta hydrolase has protein sequence MTDAAAGRVTFEMDVVFGTGGGRELRLDIYRPPEGMSNRAGILLIHGGGWSGGDRTQLRGFGILLGRVGYTLVSTEYRLSGEAKWPAQLHDVKAALRWMRANAGRLGIDPDKIAVSGNSAGGHLSLMVAATANMPQFDGEGGTPGVSTEVGACVAIYPPTALIRRYERQGVAGAVSALMGPDASDEDYRAANPLTYARADFPPTMLVHGNKDTTVPVGDSFKMYEALTQAGALAELHVFGGQPHAFDAAPDYGRQTAALIDLFLRRHLLGVVPAGTAAAAAGGNGRRG, from the coding sequence ATGACTGACGCAGCGGCGGGGCGCGTGACTTTCGAGATGGACGTCGTTTTCGGGACGGGCGGAGGGCGCGAGCTGCGGCTGGACATCTACCGGCCGCCGGAGGGCATGTCGAACCGGGCGGGCATCCTGCTCATCCACGGCGGTGGCTGGAGCGGCGGCGACCGCACGCAGCTACGCGGCTTCGGCATTCTCCTGGGACGCGTGGGCTACACGCTGGTATCTACCGAGTACCGGCTCTCCGGCGAGGCGAAGTGGCCGGCTCAACTCCACGACGTGAAGGCGGCGCTGCGCTGGATGCGGGCCAACGCCGGCCGGCTCGGCATCGACCCCGACAAGATAGCCGTCTCGGGCAACTCGGCCGGCGGGCACCTGTCGCTGATGGTCGCGGCGACGGCCAACATGCCACAGTTCGACGGCGAGGGCGGCACTCCGGGCGTGAGCACGGAGGTGGGGGCCTGCGTCGCCATCTACCCGCCAACGGCCCTTATCCGGCGCTACGAACGCCAGGGCGTTGCGGGCGCGGTTTCAGCCCTGATGGGCCCGGACGCCTCGGACGAGGACTATCGGGCCGCAAACCCCCTGACCTACGCGCGCGCCGACTTCCCGCCGACGATGCTGGTGCACGGCAACAAGGACACGACGGTGCCTGTCGGCGACAGCTTCAAGATGTATGAGGCGCTGACCCAGGCAGGCGCTCTGGCAGAACTGCACGTCTTCGGCGGACAACCGCACGCCTTCGACGCGGCGCCGGACTACGGCCGCCAGACGGCGGCGCTCATCGACCTGTTCCTGCGCCGCCACCTGCTCGGCGTGGTCCCGGCGGGGACGGCAGCCGCCGCGGCGGGCGGGAACGGGCGGCGAGGGTAG
- the frr gene encoding ribosome recycling factor, whose translation MIQDVIRDAEDRMKKSVEALQRELTAIRTGHAHVGLVDHIRVDYYGTQTPLNQMATVAAPEPRLLTIQPWDRSALSAIEKAIQKSDLGLTPSNDGVMIRLPIPPLTEQRRKELIKVVHARVEEGRVAVRNVRRDAVEKVRRMVHDKEASEDDQRKAQDQLQKLTDKYIAEIDQRGKAKEAELMEV comes from the coding sequence ATGATCCAGGATGTCATCAGGGATGCCGAAGACCGGATGAAGAAGTCGGTCGAAGCGCTTCAGCGCGAGCTGACCGCCATTCGCACCGGCCATGCCCACGTGGGCCTCGTCGATCACATCCGGGTCGATTACTACGGCACGCAAACGCCCCTGAACCAAATGGCCACGGTCGCGGCGCCGGAGCCCCGTCTCCTCACCATCCAGCCCTGGGACCGCAGCGCCCTAAGCGCCATCGAAAAGGCGATCCAGAAGTCGGACCTGGGCCTCACGCCCTCGAACGACGGCGTCATGATCCGCCTCCCCATCCCACCCCTCACGGAGCAGCGCCGCAAAGAGCTGATCAAGGTCGTCCACGCCCGCGTCGAAGAGGGCCGCGTTGCGGTGCGCAACGTCCGTCGCGACGCCGTGGAGAAGGTGCGGCGTATGGTCCATGACAAAGAAGCCTCGGAGGATGACCAGCGGAAGGCGCAGGATCAGCTCCAGAAGCTCACCGACAAGTACATTGCCGAGATCGATCAGCGAGGCAAGGCCAAAGAGGCCGAGCTGATGGAGGTCTAG